Proteins encoded within one genomic window of Flavobacterium sp. NG2:
- a CDS encoding D-alanine--D-alanine ligase, with product MKNIAIIMGGYSSEYKISLISGNVVFQNLDKNKYNAFRIHIFKEKWVYVDANDTEFPIDKNDFSVVIDANRIHFDCVFNAIHGTPGEDGLMQAYFELLGIPQTACDYYQAALTFNKRDLLSVLKPYGIKTAISYYLNQGDVVNIEEIIEKVGLPCFVKPNKAGSSFGISKVKSAAELPTAIEIAYKEDNEIIIESFLDGTEVSVGVINYKGETTVLPITEIVSENDFFDYEAKYLGQSQEITPARISDEMTQKVGAIAKRAYEVLKMKGFSRSEFIIVNDEPHMLEMNTIPGLTTESLLPQQAAAAGITLEDLFSNAIELALK from the coding sequence ATGAAAAATATTGCCATCATCATGGGTGGGTATTCTAGTGAATACAAGATCTCATTAATCAGCGGAAACGTTGTTTTTCAAAATTTAGATAAAAACAAGTACAATGCTTTTCGCATTCATATTTTTAAAGAAAAATGGGTTTATGTTGATGCAAACGATACTGAATTCCCTATTGATAAGAATGATTTTTCGGTAGTAATTGATGCAAACCGTATTCATTTTGATTGTGTGTTTAATGCCATTCACGGTACACCAGGAGAAGATGGATTGATGCAGGCTTATTTTGAATTGCTTGGGATTCCACAAACTGCTTGTGATTATTACCAAGCGGCTTTAACATTTAATAAAAGAGATTTACTGTCGGTTTTAAAACCATACGGAATCAAAACGGCTATTTCATATTATTTAAATCAAGGAGATGTAGTTAATATTGAAGAAATCATTGAAAAAGTAGGTTTGCCTTGTTTTGTAAAACCAAATAAAGCAGGTTCTAGTTTTGGAATTTCAAAAGTAAAATCGGCCGCAGAGTTGCCAACGGCAATCGAAATTGCATACAAAGAAGATAACGAAATTATTATCGAAAGTTTTCTTGACGGTACCGAGGTTTCTGTTGGTGTTATTAATTATAAAGGAGAAACAACAGTATTGCCAATTACTGAAATTGTATCTGAAAATGATTTCTTTGACTACGAAGCTAAATATCTTGGACAATCACAAGAAATTACTCCCGCACGAATTTCCGATGAAATGACTCAAAAAGTAGGAGCGATTGCTAAACGCGCCTACGAAGTGTTAAAAATGAAAGGGTTCTCACGTTCTGAATTTATTATTGTAAACGACGAACCACATATGCTTGAAATGAATACGATTCCGGGATTGACTACTGAAAGTTTGTTGCCACAGCAAGCAGCTGCCGCTGGAATTACGCTTGAAGATTTGTTTTCAAATGCAATTGAGTTAGCTTTGAAATAA
- a CDS encoding TMEM175 family protein → MNKNRVEAFSDGVLAIIITIMIIEIKAPHESSFDALIPLIPVFLSYVLSFTYIGIYWNNHHHLFQASKSVNGKVLWLNMHLLFWLSLIPFTTSWIGEQHFSAVPMSVYGFVLVMCAIAYFALQNKLIQLHGTDSVLKSAIKDDKKGKISLICYAVAIPLAFVAPWISGMLYIAVALLWIVPDKRIEDLINEK, encoded by the coding sequence ATGAATAAAAATAGAGTTGAAGCTTTTAGTGATGGAGTATTAGCTATAATTATTACTATAATGATTATTGAAATTAAAGCGCCTCACGAAAGTAGTTTTGACGCTTTGATTCCATTGATTCCTGTTTTTTTGAGTTATGTGTTGAGTTTTACATATATCGGAATCTATTGGAACAACCATCACCACTTATTTCAGGCTTCAAAATCGGTCAATGGTAAGGTATTGTGGTTGAATATGCATTTGTTGTTTTGGCTGTCATTAATTCCATTTACAACGAGTTGGATTGGTGAGCAACATTTTTCAGCTGTTCCCATGAGTGTTTATGGTTTTGTTCTGGTAATGTGTGCCATTGCTTATTTTGCTTTGCAAAATAAATTAATTCAATTACATGGTACGGACTCGGTTTTAAAAAGTGCCATTAAAGATGATAAAAAAGGGAAAATTTCTTTAATCTGTTATGCTGTAGCTATTCCACTTGCTTTTGTTGCTCCTTGGATTTCAGGAATGTTGTATATTGCTGTTGCTTTGTTGTGGATTGTACCAGATAAAAGAATTGAAGATTTAATCAACGAGAAATAA
- a CDS encoding FKBP-type peptidylprolyl isomerase, with protein MNKFRFYFILSITTLLLFSCSKNDTSFEEIPLRDYQEQFTDDNQLIEDYLNTHYITITDAPGEQSDQDVVITKIPDGGSQPKIMSYLNNTGFPKLIKKESIPLHGITYSMYYLILREGTGSYPTNVDNVLTSYKGTYLSSSTLSDVTTITATQFEEVKFPQQMFSLYNVFVRGWVEVFPQFKTGNHTEGDNGTVKYTDFGAGVMFIPSGMAYYFQGSASIPSYAPLVFSFKLYELQRLDQDGDGVLSYLEDLNNDRYMFDYRNTTAYPITPTNMDDTDGDGIPNFLDIDDDGDGYTTALEISKGTNYLDKNSHP; from the coding sequence ATGAACAAATTTAGGTTTTATTTTATTTTATCAATTACAACATTGCTATTATTTTCTTGTTCGAAAAATGATACATCATTTGAAGAAATACCTCTTCGTGACTATCAAGAGCAATTTACAGACGATAATCAGTTAATTGAAGATTACTTAAATACTCATTATATTACAATTACTGATGCTCCTGGAGAACAAAGCGACCAAGATGTCGTTATTACTAAAATTCCTGATGGAGGTTCACAACCGAAAATTATGTCTTATTTGAATAATACTGGTTTCCCTAAATTAATAAAAAAAGAATCTATTCCACTTCACGGCATCACTTATTCTATGTATTATTTGATTTTAAGAGAAGGAACAGGAAGTTACCCTACCAATGTAGATAATGTTTTAACTTCATATAAAGGAACCTACCTATCTTCATCTACCCTTTCAGATGTCACAACCATAACAGCAACACAATTTGAGGAAGTAAAATTCCCTCAACAAATGTTTAGCTTATATAATGTCTTTGTTCGAGGATGGGTAGAAGTATTTCCTCAATTTAAAACGGGTAATCATACAGAAGGTGATAATGGAACCGTTAAGTATACGGACTTTGGTGCAGGTGTAATGTTCATTCCTTCTGGTATGGCCTATTATTTCCAAGGAAGTGCTAGCATACCTTCTTATGCTCCTTTGGTATTTAGTTTTAAATTATATGAACTACAACGATTAGATCAAGACGGTGACGGCGTACTATCCTATCTTGAAGACTTAAACAATGACCGTTATATGTTCGATTATAGAAACACCACTGCGTACCCTATAACCCCAACAAATATGGACGATACAGATGGTGATGGAATTCCAAACTTCTTAGATATAGATGATGATGGTGATGGCTATACTACGGCATTAGAAATTAGCAAAGGAACAAACTATCTCGATAAGAACAGTCATCCTTAA
- a CDS encoding RNA-binding S4 domain-containing protein: MRIDKYLWCVRYYKTRNMVTEACKKNHITVNGQVAKPSKEVFPTDKITFRKDQITQIITVLDIPESRVGAKLVDIYRRNDTPAEVYQHLELLKLSKDHYRKHGTGRPTKKDRRDIDEYGNAIEDEDLDVE, encoded by the coding sequence ATGCGAATAGACAAATATTTATGGTGTGTCCGATATTACAAGACCAGAAACATGGTAACAGAAGCTTGTAAAAAGAATCATATTACCGTAAATGGTCAGGTTGCCAAGCCTTCTAAAGAAGTGTTTCCTACTGATAAAATCACCTTTAGAAAAGATCAAATTACACAAATAATAACGGTTCTTGATATCCCAGAAAGTCGGGTAGGAGCTAAATTAGTGGACATCTACAGACGTAACGATACTCCTGCTGAAGTTTATCAACATTTAGAACTATTGAAGCTTTCGAAAGATCATTATCGCAAGCATGGAACAGGAAGGCCTACTAAGAAAGACCGAAGGGATATTGATGAGTATGGTAATGCAATAGAAGATGAAGACTTAGATGTTGAATAA
- a CDS encoding phosphoribosyltransferase family protein, which yields MSKNIILTHQEINHKIKRIAYQIYETFVDNDELVLAGIAPNGYVFAEKIALELKNISDLKISLCEVQIDKEKPDAAITTSISKETYANKGLILVDDVLNSGTTLIYAVRHFLDVPLKKFKTAVLVDRNHKKYPVKADFKGISLSTSLLEHVHVVFEEDNSHAYLS from the coding sequence ATGAGTAAAAATATTATCCTTACCCATCAGGAAATAAACCATAAAATAAAAAGAATAGCTTACCAAATTTATGAAACGTTTGTAGATAATGACGAACTGGTTTTGGCAGGTATTGCACCAAATGGATATGTTTTTGCAGAAAAAATTGCTCTAGAACTTAAAAATATATCTGATTTAAAAATTAGTCTTTGTGAAGTACAGATTGACAAAGAAAAGCCAGATGCAGCCATTACTACTTCAATATCAAAAGAAACTTATGCAAATAAAGGGTTGATATTAGTAGATGATGTGTTGAATTCAGGAACTACATTGATTTATGCAGTACGTCACTTTTTGGATGTTCCACTTAAAAAATTCAAAACAGCGGTTCTCGTTGATCGAAATCATAAAAAATACCCTGTAAAAGCTGATTTTAAGGGTATTTCTCTTTCTACTTCTTTATTGGAACATGTTCATGTTGTTTTTGAAGAAGATAACAGTCATGCTTACTTAAGCTAA
- a CDS encoding shikimate kinase, giving the protein MKKIILLGYMGSGKSTIANSLSNSIQIPFIDLDHYIEKKADLSIKAIFDKHGEIYFRKLEHEAFIELLNNTDDLIIGLGGGTPCYANNHELLIGDNRTSIYLKASIDTLFNRLVLEKEKRPLIASKTDEEMKEFIAMHLFERSFYYNKAQYTVSVDNQSIEQIVNQIEEVLA; this is encoded by the coding sequence ATGAAGAAAATTATACTATTGGGCTATATGGGCTCAGGGAAGTCAACAATTGCAAATTCATTATCTAATTCTATCCAAATTCCGTTCATAGATTTAGACCATTACATCGAAAAAAAAGCAGACTTAAGCATCAAAGCTATATTTGACAAGCACGGAGAAATCTATTTCAGGAAGCTCGAACACGAAGCTTTTATAGAATTATTAAACAATACTGATGATTTAATAATAGGTTTAGGCGGCGGAACACCATGTTATGCAAATAACCATGAATTACTAATAGGAGACAATAGAACATCAATATACCTTAAAGCATCAATTGACACCTTATTCAATCGTTTGGTTTTAGAAAAAGAAAAAAGACCACTTATTGCCTCCAAGACAGATGAAGAGATGAAGGAGTTTATTGCTATGCATCTATTCGAAAGAAGTTTTTATTACAATAAAGCCCAATACACTGTATCTGTCGATAACCAGTCTATTGAGCAAATTGTAAATCAGATAGAAGAAGTCTTAGCTTAA
- a CDS encoding site-specific integrase translates to MNKTFNLLFFIKKSKIKANGTAPIYLRITIDGKPKEIASKRYIQPDKWDNKIQKASGSSNEVKSLNLYLKTLEQQVYDAHHSMIKDKTAATASSLKSKLQGTEVSQRMLVSIFQDHNNKIKELVGKEYAPGTLERYTTSLKHTIEFMQWKYNCSDIDITKIDHAFITDYEFWLRSVRNCANNTAVKYIKNFNKIIKICLANDWLDKNPFANYKSKVKEVERVYLSETEVQNLINKDLHNERLSLVRDIFLFSCFTGLAYIDVKNLTKSHISYGIDGEKWIFTHRQKTESASKIPILPITQIIIDKYENHPQSNNQEKLLPILSNQKMNAYLKEIAGICGIEKELTFHIARHTFATTVTLTNGVPIESVSKMLGHKNLRTTQHYAKVLDRKVSEDMQILKSKFSSLTQKKVNCG, encoded by the coding sequence ATGAACAAAACATTCAACCTACTTTTCTTCATCAAGAAGAGTAAAATCAAAGCCAACGGCACCGCCCCTATTTATTTGAGAATTACTATTGATGGAAAGCCAAAAGAAATTGCTTCCAAAAGATACATTCAACCCGATAAGTGGGATAACAAAATTCAAAAGGCTTCAGGTTCTTCAAACGAAGTAAAATCTTTAAATCTTTATTTAAAGACATTAGAGCAACAAGTTTATGACGCACATCATTCTATGATCAAAGACAAAACTGCTGCAACTGCATCAAGTTTAAAATCTAAATTACAAGGAACTGAAGTAAGTCAAAGAATGCTAGTTTCCATCTTCCAAGACCATAACAACAAAATCAAAGAATTGGTGGGTAAAGAATACGCTCCAGGAACACTAGAACGCTACACTACTTCTTTGAAGCATACCATTGAGTTTATGCAATGGAAATACAATTGTTCCGATATTGATATTACTAAAATTGACCATGCTTTTATTACCGATTATGAATTCTGGTTACGAAGTGTTAGAAACTGTGCTAATAACACAGCGGTAAAATACATTAAGAATTTCAATAAAATCATCAAAATATGTTTAGCCAATGACTGGCTTGACAAAAACCCATTTGCCAATTACAAATCTAAAGTAAAAGAAGTAGAACGCGTTTATTTATCGGAAACCGAGGTACAAAACCTAATCAACAAAGATTTACATAACGAAAGATTGTCACTAGTTCGCGACATCTTCCTATTCAGCTGCTTTACAGGTTTGGCATACATAGATGTGAAAAACTTAACAAAGTCGCATATAAGCTACGGAATAGACGGCGAGAAATGGATATTTACACACAGACAAAAAACAGAATCTGCTTCTAAAATTCCAATTCTTCCTATTACGCAAATCATAATAGATAAATACGAGAATCATCCACAAAGCAATAATCAAGAAAAACTACTTCCTATTCTTTCAAATCAAAAAATGAATGCCTATTTAAAGGAAATAGCTGGGATTTGCGGCATTGAAAAAGAATTAACCTTTCATATTGCCCGGCATACTTTTGCAACGACTGTAACACTCACAAATGGTGTTCCAATTGAATCCGTAAGTAAAATGTTAGGTCATAAAAATTTGAGAACCACACAGCACTATGCAAAAGTATTGGATAGAAAAGTGAGTGAGGATATGCAAATATTGAAATCAAAATTTTCAAGTTTGACTCAAAAAAAAGTAAATTGCGGATAA
- a CDS encoding VPA1262 family protein: protein MKKQYITVAHFADNRLSPLNQSKTKVVLQLFVGKFSDGTTPNYQLLYGWCIVTSRPDISDEATISTFEKVYSANSFICEIARISIYQYPEKIIKIVNSFLAGTAFKLSASNEGINVDKIRFDFYYSAAVDGNVVIRPIIFNETSSTVSRNMFEKYSHNSPFGNTPSFTLPIISLDKLKVFQSSDGYYTDYKKILIKILDYLSQETKLLFSSTESARFGNIELINGPCANIFEKAQVYFENISSEEELEGKKIKTSKKVEVTILPNEIICSEVILINCFSRNSGQVILDEIKEITYVPNETLVVTFNTQEPISDLVVSIWIKDGDKWQIWFKHSAVLLRNIVTTMGMVSRTGKVSSSFLGKVLAAGSHLKKDVDKAMEINKSSYQTMSIGGHKLDPWVEVDNNFNSLVKSIVPEKSEAAFFPKGWNSENEEHGALAFLEWFKKVCDQASDVIIQDPYFDTIGLEFLARTSNSNTSFTVITCTQTPSNDDDKIKSQTIWEALKSFFKIKEKEIESIPNRATRIVNLLNGLPELFSSLKLTVYDYRNKTSSNKNLLHDRYIIVYSLKSEPKGFHLSNSIQNATQNYPLLITPIPLDVLRSIEKYSVDLIEDGSQKDTLEMIPLYDYRNEMDLKQRAKSQNRDLPPDDELFSKLKAFVKNEDKPDFKSIESMISSYMTDDYLKFEKFWDTFGYFLARTSSCDELLDNLKKWFPIAYSHFLSQYLQNLVNENNLDKFSNDRNLSRSGFYLLFLEDFDEALEASFRVENSFFENYGFGNYAAGYASRVLLNIDALSFVNLLTSIQIQILDEKKKENINGKPILRITAILFTDLAKSLFWHSDLNIINICLASKVLSLRTLAIASIATDAVEKKDVISFEKVKELFGLLCFEEQINAFIALLHQSRFDRGISQYQLRKDCFSEIYKLLKTKDEKIIFETIERIVSQRYFVLIEALTTNNLLIPLIDYKSLTINSVLNFWRSIFERELSDCKSISKNAGVMDIAGWSIYAAADEVDSLNFVNSLLKMSKRYFATIRKPFMSGTTDWENDYSRLLMIQTVAMIALNYLKPGEETDKLYKKLNSLVNEIKLIKINYPFFKDYNETHLVNAQITEKYFS from the coding sequence ATGAAAAAACAATATATCACAGTTGCCCATTTTGCTGATAACCGACTAAGTCCATTAAATCAATCCAAGACTAAAGTTGTGTTACAGTTATTTGTTGGTAAATTTTCTGACGGTACAACGCCTAATTATCAACTTTTGTATGGATGGTGTATTGTTACATCACGACCTGATATTTCTGATGAGGCAACAATTAGTACATTTGAAAAAGTATATAGCGCAAATAGTTTTATTTGTGAAATAGCAAGAATATCTATTTATCAGTATCCTGAAAAAATTATTAAAATAGTTAACTCATTTCTTGCAGGAACAGCTTTTAAACTGTCTGCATCAAATGAAGGAATTAATGTAGATAAGATAAGATTCGATTTTTACTACAGTGCAGCTGTCGATGGTAACGTAGTAATTAGACCGATAATTTTCAACGAAACAAGCTCTACTGTTTCAAGAAATATGTTTGAAAAATACTCTCATAATAGTCCTTTTGGTAATACACCCTCTTTTACATTGCCAATAATAAGTTTAGATAAACTGAAAGTTTTTCAATCATCGGATGGCTACTATACTGATTACAAAAAAATATTAATTAAAATTTTAGACTATCTCTCTCAGGAAACAAAATTATTGTTTTCAAGTACTGAAAGTGCAAGATTTGGTAACATTGAATTAATTAATGGACCATGTGCTAATATTTTTGAAAAGGCTCAAGTATATTTCGAAAATATTAGTAGTGAAGAAGAACTTGAGGGTAAGAAGATTAAAACTTCCAAAAAAGTTGAGGTTACTATTTTGCCTAATGAGATTATTTGTTCTGAAGTTATATTAATAAATTGTTTTTCAAGAAATAGTGGTCAAGTAATTTTGGATGAAATTAAAGAAATAACTTACGTACCCAATGAAACTCTCGTGGTCACTTTTAATACTCAAGAACCAATAAGTGATTTAGTAGTTAGTATCTGGATTAAAGATGGTGATAAATGGCAAATTTGGTTCAAGCACTCTGCTGTATTATTAAGAAACATTGTGACAACAATGGGAATGGTAAGCAGAACTGGAAAAGTATCATCGTCATTTCTTGGTAAAGTATTAGCTGCAGGAAGTCATCTTAAAAAAGATGTTGATAAAGCAATGGAAATTAACAAATCAAGTTATCAAACTATGTCGATAGGTGGTCATAAACTTGACCCTTGGGTTGAAGTAGACAATAATTTTAATTCTTTAGTAAAGTCAATAGTTCCCGAAAAGTCAGAAGCAGCTTTTTTTCCGAAAGGATGGAATTCTGAAAATGAAGAACATGGAGCACTAGCTTTTTTGGAGTGGTTTAAAAAAGTTTGTGATCAAGCGAGTGATGTAATTATTCAAGATCCCTATTTTGATACGATTGGTTTAGAATTTCTAGCGAGAACAAGTAATTCAAATACTTCTTTTACGGTAATTACATGCACTCAAACACCTTCTAACGATGATGATAAAATTAAAAGTCAAACAATTTGGGAGGCTCTTAAATCTTTCTTTAAGATAAAAGAGAAAGAAATTGAAAGTATACCTAACCGAGCAACTCGTATAGTTAATTTGTTAAATGGCTTGCCAGAATTGTTTTCTTCTTTAAAATTAACTGTTTATGATTATCGAAACAAAACATCTAGTAATAAGAATTTATTACACGATAGGTATATAATTGTTTATTCTTTAAAGAGCGAACCAAAAGGATTTCATCTTTCAAATTCTATTCAAAATGCAACACAGAATTATCCCTTACTAATTACACCAATACCCTTAGATGTTCTTCGAAGTATTGAAAAATATAGTGTTGATTTAATCGAAGATGGTAGTCAAAAAGACACATTAGAGATGATACCGCTTTATGATTATAGGAATGAAATGGATTTAAAACAACGAGCAAAATCTCAAAATAGAGATTTACCACCTGATGATGAGTTATTTTCAAAGCTGAAAGCATTTGTCAAGAATGAAGATAAGCCCGATTTCAAATCAATTGAAAGTATGATTAGTTCTTATATGACCGATGACTATTTGAAATTCGAAAAGTTTTGGGATACTTTTGGATACTTTCTTGCCCGAACCTCTTCATGTGACGAGTTGTTAGATAATTTAAAAAAATGGTTCCCGATAGCATATTCTCATTTCCTATCTCAATATTTACAAAATTTAGTAAATGAAAATAATTTGGATAAATTTTCAAATGATAGAAATTTGAGTAGAAGTGGCTTTTATTTGCTTTTTCTTGAAGATTTTGATGAAGCGTTGGAAGCTTCTTTTAGAGTGGAAAATAGTTTTTTTGAAAATTATGGTTTTGGTAATTATGCTGCTGGTTATGCGAGTAGGGTTTTATTAAATATTGATGCCTTGTCCTTTGTGAACTTACTAACATCAATTCAAATTCAAATTTTAGATGAAAAGAAAAAAGAAAATATTAATGGAAAACCAATTCTAAGAATTACTGCTATTTTGTTTACAGATTTAGCAAAATCACTTTTTTGGCATTCTGATTTAAATATAATCAACATTTGTTTAGCATCAAAAGTTTTATCATTAAGAACCTTAGCGATTGCATCTATTGCAACTGATGCAGTTGAAAAAAAGGATGTAATATCTTTTGAAAAAGTTAAAGAGTTGTTTGGATTATTATGTTTTGAAGAGCAGATTAATGCCTTCATAGCACTTTTACATCAATCTAGATTTGATAGGGGTATTTCTCAATATCAACTCCGCAAAGATTGTTTTAGTGAAATATATAAGTTGTTAAAAACGAAAGATGAAAAAATTATTTTCGAAACCATTGAAAGAATAGTTTCTCAAAGATATTTTGTCTTAATTGAAGCTCTTACTACGAATAATTTACTTATCCCTCTAATAGATTATAAGTCGCTCACAATCAATAGTGTTCTAAATTTTTGGCGTTCGATATTTGAACGTGAGTTATCTGATTGTAAATCCATTTCAAAAAATGCTGGTGTAATGGATATTGCTGGTTGGTCCATTTATGCTGCCGCTGATGAAGTTGACAGCTTAAATTTTGTCAATTCATTGCTTAAAATGTCAAAAAGATATTTTGCTACTATCCGAAAGCCTTTCATGAGTGGCACAACAGATTGGGAAAATGATTATAGTAGATTATTGATGATACAGACGGTTGCTATGATAGCACTCAATTATCTTAAGCCTGGTGAGGAAACGGATAAATTATATAAAAAATTGAATTCGCTAGTTAATGAAATAAAGTTAATTAAGATTAATTATCCTTTTTTCAAAGATTATAATGAAACCCATTTAGTTAATGCTCAAATTACTGAAAAGTATTTTAGTTAA
- a CDS encoding ATP-binding protein, with translation MTLQEQLSSIILQPESETLEYKAVLPPSKSIAQIICSFANTNGGILILGVSEIGGLKVSGLSEDFRATSITHKAIDLLTPKPIVDYGYISHNSKKLFAIKVDKSADIVSLAGKIYIREGEKIRQSNATVNVFITGGYQGITLLSATLEKLKIDATDSKIRLIEHYQSILKMMDTLKPILYPEDPGLFTLVKEGKVLSRILFSSVVDNFETYLSDILFEIYLAKPETLKSDQMVKVEDVLNCVDIQDFITFWAKQKIGKLQKGSVKGFISENKQIKDLNIIDKAAEEEIEKILQIRHLYSHRNGIVDDKFLKYYPTGFTIGTEHQQSTDEILNKLKYLSNVIDKIDKAAIQKYSLSTI, from the coding sequence ATGACTTTACAAGAACAATTATCTTCAATAATATTACAGCCAGAAAGTGAAACTTTAGAGTATAAAGCTGTATTGCCTCCTTCGAAATCAATTGCTCAAATAATTTGCTCTTTTGCTAATACAAATGGAGGTATTCTTATATTGGGAGTTTCAGAAATAGGAGGTTTAAAAGTTTCAGGTTTAAGTGAAGATTTTCGAGCAACTTCTATAACACACAAAGCAATAGACTTATTAACTCCAAAACCGATAGTTGATTATGGTTATATATCACATAATTCAAAAAAATTATTTGCCATTAAAGTTGATAAATCTGCTGACATTGTTTCACTTGCTGGAAAAATTTATATTAGAGAAGGTGAAAAAATAAGACAATCAAATGCAACTGTTAATGTTTTTATCACAGGAGGATATCAGGGAATAACTTTGCTTAGTGCTACTCTAGAAAAATTGAAAATTGATGCAACAGACTCAAAAATAAGATTGATAGAGCATTATCAAAGTATCTTAAAAATGATGGATACGCTTAAGCCAATATTATATCCCGAAGATCCTGGTTTGTTTACGCTAGTAAAAGAAGGAAAGGTGTTATCAAGAATACTTTTCTCATCTGTTGTTGATAATTTTGAAACCTATTTGTCTGATATTCTTTTTGAAATTTATTTAGCAAAACCTGAAACTTTGAAATCAGATCAAATGGTAAAAGTTGAAGATGTCTTAAACTGTGTTGATATTCAGGATTTTATTACTTTTTGGGCAAAACAAAAAATAGGTAAGCTTCAAAAAGGAAGTGTTAAAGGTTTTATATCTGAAAACAAACAGATTAAAGATTTAAATATAATTGATAAGGCTGCTGAGGAAGAGATTGAAAAAATTCTACAAATAAGACATTTATACTCACATCGAAATGGAATAGTTGATGATAAATTTCTGAAGTATTACCCAACTGGATTTACAATAGGAACAGAACATCAACAATCAACAGATGAAATTTTAAATAAATTAAAATATTTGTCAAATGTTATTGATAAAATTGACAAAGCAGCTATTCAGAAGTATAGCTTATCAACAATTTAG